In the Leptospira sp. WS4.C2 genome, one interval contains:
- the gspD gene encoding type II secretion system secretin GspD, with the protein MRNRLPLLVLSICLYVFVTPSFSQEKGKPKAKSSPEPASFTADWRDTELKDFLMGMSAIIKRNILIDDAVKGKKITIISQKRVKIEDAFGFMKSVLETQGFGLIEENDLIKVVKIKDALAKSQIVRIGKDPVSESDVALNKTITQIVPLEFSNAVELEPILKRVTSPDTDIIIPKNQNTLIFSGSTSDINKLLKLVDNLDVRADGPGSISSAGDIHIYTLEYNEAEKLAAILVKLDMPDGPTAPAQGPPGEPGPDGKPAAPPQPVAQPAKIPGKQDKIKAVAHKESNSLIVTATPQEWEEIKKIIKILDTPRKQVLLEVLIVELSSTDLNDFGIDWRYQELAYGQFNTGLAAQGGVIDKNGRPTNVNTLSGFSLGFIRRGGQQIIGILNANSTNENFNVLSAPQILTLDNQEAEINVGQDVPVRTQNRNAGLGGDNAVTVANFEYRPTGIKLKFTPHINKNNRITLDLYQEIKNVAGISSEATGGNPTFNKRDIKTTIVVDNIQTIVIGGLLSNDKQKKVQKIPILGEIPLLGTLFRRTTNQNRKTNLMVFLTPHILDDRDKSDRITIQKKNEQERMVDEREKKLR; encoded by the coding sequence ATGAGAAATCGTCTTCCTTTATTAGTATTAAGTATTTGCCTCTACGTATTTGTCACTCCTAGCTTTTCTCAAGAGAAAGGAAAACCAAAGGCCAAATCTTCCCCAGAACCTGCAAGTTTTACTGCAGATTGGAGGGACACAGAACTCAAAGACTTCCTTATGGGAATGAGTGCGATCATCAAACGAAACATTCTCATTGATGATGCTGTGAAAGGAAAGAAGATCACGATCATCTCTCAAAAACGAGTGAAAATTGAAGATGCTTTCGGATTTATGAAATCTGTTTTAGAAACGCAAGGGTTTGGCCTGATCGAAGAAAACGATCTCATCAAAGTTGTAAAAATCAAAGATGCTCTAGCCAAGTCGCAGATTGTGCGTATCGGAAAGGATCCTGTCTCTGAGTCCGATGTTGCATTAAACAAAACCATCACTCAAATTGTTCCCTTAGAATTTTCGAATGCGGTGGAACTTGAACCAATATTAAAACGGGTCACATCTCCCGATACAGACATCATAATTCCGAAAAATCAAAACACTCTGATTTTTTCTGGATCCACATCGGACATTAACAAATTACTCAAGTTAGTTGACAATTTGGATGTTCGTGCTGATGGCCCCGGTTCCATTTCCTCTGCTGGAGACATTCATATTTATACTTTGGAATACAATGAAGCAGAAAAGTTGGCAGCCATTTTAGTAAAGTTGGATATGCCGGACGGTCCTACAGCACCGGCCCAGGGTCCTCCGGGAGAACCGGGTCCCGATGGCAAACCGGCAGCCCCACCTCAACCAGTGGCCCAACCTGCAAAAATACCTGGAAAACAAGATAAAATCAAAGCTGTGGCTCACAAAGAATCCAACTCACTCATTGTGACAGCGACTCCGCAAGAATGGGAAGAAATTAAAAAGATTATTAAAATCCTGGATACGCCCAGAAAACAGGTGTTACTCGAAGTTCTTATTGTGGAACTTAGTTCTACTGATTTAAATGACTTTGGTATCGATTGGCGTTACCAAGAATTGGCTTACGGACAATTTAACACAGGTCTTGCGGCACAAGGGGGTGTGATTGATAAAAATGGTCGTCCTACCAACGTAAACACTCTTTCTGGTTTTTCCCTTGGTTTCATTCGCCGTGGGGGCCAACAAATCATTGGTATTTTGAATGCCAACTCGACCAATGAAAATTTTAACGTATTGTCTGCTCCACAGATTCTGACCTTAGACAACCAAGAAGCGGAAATCAATGTGGGGCAAGATGTTCCGGTTCGAACTCAAAACCGTAACGCGGGTCTTGGTGGGGACAATGCCGTGACAGTGGCAAACTTTGAATACCGCCCCACAGGGATTAAACTTAAGTTCACTCCCCATATCAATAAAAACAATCGTATCACTTTAGATCTTTACCAAGAGATAAAAAACGTAGCTGGGATTTCTTCGGAAGCAACGGGTGGAAACCCCACTTTCAATAAACGAGATATCAAAACAACCATCGTTGTGGACAATATCCAAACCATTGTGATTGGAGGACTCCTCTCCAATGACAAACAAAAGAAAGTGCAAAAGATCCCCATTCTTGGTGAGATTCCCCTTCTTGGAACACTTTTTCGTAGAACCACCAATCAAAATCGTAAGACCAATTTGATGGTGTTTTTAACACCGCATATTCTAGACGATCGTGACAAATCGGATCGTATCACCATCCAAAAGAAAAATGAACAAGAAAGGATGGTCGACGAACGAGAAAAGAAACTGCGATGA
- the gspE gene encoding type II secretion system ATPase GspE, translating to MRKSLGQILLEDGILTLKDLEDISKQQEKTNLPITHIIQKKGLASETDILKALSKLHRMEFFDKLEFVASEEVFGKIPFKLVQRSKIVPVSVKGKKVIVATSDPTDLHPMDDMRSFLKGYEIQFVLATENEIMRIIHSQFDKTTAEAKEMMDEMDGSFGDLSDAFESDALDLSNEAPIIKMVNVILSQAVSERASDIHVEPFEKSVVVRYRVDGVLQKVLSPPKSYLAGISTRIKIMSNLNIAENRLPQDGRIKLRLAGKDVDVRVSIIPCQFGERIVMRILNKTDQKYSIETMGFNKEILKDFKELIYKPYGIILVTGPTGSGKSTTLYSALSEINTEERNIITCEDPVEYQMDGISQMQMNDKIGLTFAAGLRSILRQDPDVVMVGEIRDEETARIAIQASLTGHLVFSTLHTNDASAAVTRLVDMGIEPYLITSSVLGFMAQRLVRVICKDCKTSYKPTDKDLAGLGISRKELKNGVLYRGKGCSSCLNSGYKGRTGLYELLIMNDEIKKAILQGADSNRIKELALKNGLSTLQEYGKYKVIEGVTTPEEVLRVS from the coding sequence ATGAGAAAGAGTTTAGGTCAAATTTTATTGGAAGATGGGATCCTTACCTTAAAGGATCTCGAAGATATTTCTAAACAGCAGGAAAAAACAAATCTTCCCATCACTCATATCATTCAGAAAAAAGGTCTCGCCTCCGAAACTGACATTCTAAAAGCCTTATCAAAACTCCATCGAATGGAGTTTTTCGACAAACTTGAGTTTGTTGCAAGTGAAGAAGTATTTGGGAAAATTCCCTTTAAACTGGTTCAACGTTCCAAAATAGTTCCTGTTTCTGTCAAAGGCAAAAAAGTGATTGTTGCCACTTCTGACCCGACCGACCTACATCCCATGGATGACATGCGTTCCTTTCTAAAAGGATATGAAATCCAGTTCGTTCTCGCCACAGAAAACGAAATCATGAGGATCATCCACTCTCAGTTCGACAAAACAACTGCCGAAGCCAAAGAGATGATGGATGAAATGGATGGGAGTTTCGGTGATCTTTCTGATGCCTTTGAATCTGATGCTTTAGATCTTTCGAACGAAGCTCCTATCATTAAAATGGTGAACGTCATTTTATCACAGGCTGTATCAGAAAGAGCTTCGGACATTCACGTAGAACCCTTTGAAAAATCAGTAGTTGTTCGTTATCGAGTGGATGGGGTTTTGCAAAAAGTCCTAAGTCCACCTAAATCATATTTGGCGGGAATTTCCACTCGTATCAAAATCATGTCAAATTTGAACATTGCGGAAAACCGTCTACCGCAAGATGGTAGGATCAAACTTCGGTTAGCGGGAAAGGATGTAGACGTTCGGGTTTCCATCATTCCTTGTCAATTTGGGGAACGGATCGTAATGCGGATTTTGAATAAAACTGACCAAAAGTATTCGATTGAAACTATGGGTTTTAATAAAGAAATCCTAAAAGATTTTAAAGAACTCATTTATAAACCTTATGGGATTATTTTAGTAACGGGGCCGACGGGTTCTGGTAAATCGACTACTCTCTATTCGGCACTTTCCGAAATCAATACAGAAGAGAGAAATATCATCACTTGCGAAGATCCAGTGGAATACCAAATGGATGGGATTTCCCAAATGCAGATGAACGATAAAATTGGACTGACCTTTGCTGCAGGGCTACGTTCTATCCTTCGTCAGGATCCGGATGTGGTAATGGTAGGGGAGATCCGCGATGAGGAAACGGCAAGGATTGCCATCCAAGCTTCCCTTACCGGTCACTTAGTATTTTCCACTCTGCATACCAATGATGCCTCTGCTGCTGTCACACGACTTGTGGATATGGGAATTGAACCATATTTGATTACAAGTTCCGTTCTTGGGTTCATGGCCCAAAGACTTGTTCGGGTTATTTGCAAAGATTGCAAAACAAGTTACAAACCAACAGACAAAGATTTGGCTGGTCTTGGCATATCCAGAAAAGAATTAAAAAACGGGGTCCTTTACCGCGGGAAAGGTTGTTCTTCCTGTCTAAACTCTGGATACAAAGGGCGAACTGGATTGTATGAACTTCTCATAATGAATGATGAAATCAAAAAAGCAATTTTACAGGGTGCTGATTCTAATCGAATCAAAGAACTTGCTTTGAAAAATGGACTTTCTACTCTGCAAGAGTACGGCAAATACAAAGTGATTGAAGGTGTCACAACTCCAGAAGAAGTCCTTCGGGTGTCTTAA
- a CDS encoding type II secretion system F family protein, which yields MPLFTYVAFNRKGKEEKNIIDAPNLQAARNKLKAKGLYVRSIQEDREKEERELFPFLSKLLYRIPRKEVGLFCKQLGTLIGAGIPLDKCLLSIIDQVENIYFKKVLIEMRADITEGMSLSESMKKHKTVFPDQYPSLISVGESTGNYEDTLHRLAELEEKSSELKSKVQVAMIYPMIMGLLSLGVSIFLLVVVIPQIEQLFASFDAKLPLLTRGVIFLSYVLTNYWFFILGAIAGGLLGFMKWKSSGEGKKTWDKFLLKLPVIGTLLRKILVSNFARNLSILLMNRVPLIVSLNIVSDVVGHTVFKEEIESAIIKIKEGGKLSDSLQGSQVLPQMVLGMLSAGEASDKVPEMMNKLSEIYESEVDTAIKSLTQSLEPMMIIVMGGIIFTIMAAIMTPMYKLTQEIQGM from the coding sequence ATGCCACTCTTTACTTACGTTGCATTTAACCGAAAGGGCAAAGAAGAAAAAAACATCATTGATGCACCTAATCTTCAAGCGGCACGTAACAAACTCAAGGCGAAAGGACTCTACGTTCGTTCCATCCAAGAAGACCGCGAAAAAGAAGAAAGAGAACTCTTTCCGTTTTTATCTAAGTTATTATATCGAATTCCCAGAAAGGAAGTAGGATTGTTTTGTAAACAATTGGGAACTCTCATCGGTGCGGGAATCCCACTCGATAAATGTTTACTCTCAATCATTGACCAAGTCGAAAATATCTATTTCAAAAAAGTTTTAATTGAAATGCGTGCGGACATCACAGAAGGAATGAGCCTTTCTGAGTCCATGAAAAAACACAAAACCGTTTTCCCTGACCAGTATCCCAGTTTGATTTCTGTGGGGGAATCCACCGGAAATTATGAAGATACTTTGCACAGGTTAGCGGAGTTGGAAGAAAAATCTTCGGAGTTAAAATCAAAAGTGCAAGTAGCAATGATTTATCCCATGATTATGGGGCTACTGTCCTTAGGTGTTTCCATCTTTTTACTAGTTGTGGTAATTCCACAAATTGAACAGTTGTTTGCCTCTTTCGATGCTAAACTTCCTCTCTTAACAAGAGGAGTTATCTTTCTGTCGTATGTGCTCACAAACTATTGGTTTTTTATTTTAGGAGCGATTGCTGGGGGACTTCTCGGATTTATGAAATGGAAAAGTTCTGGGGAAGGGAAAAAAACTTGGGATAAATTCCTTTTGAAGTTACCCGTGATCGGAACCTTACTGCGTAAAATCCTTGTTTCTAATTTTGCAAGGAACCTATCCATTCTTCTGATGAACCGGGTTCCGCTCATTGTGTCTTTGAATATTGTTTCAGATGTTGTTGGACACACGGTTTTTAAAGAAGAGATTGAAAGTGCTATTATTAAAATCAAAGAAGGTGGGAAACTTTCGGATTCCTTACAAGGTTCGCAAGTCCTTCCCCAGATGGTGCTTGGGATGCTCAGTGCCGGAGAAGCATCCGATAAAGTTCCCGAAATGATGAATAAACTTTCGGAAATCTATGAATCCGAGGTCGACACGGCAATAAAATCTTTGACCCAATCGTTAGAACCAATGATGATCATTGTAATGGGTGGAATTATTTTTACCATTATGGCGGCAATTATGACGCCAATGTACAAACTAACTCAAGAAATCCAGGGGATGTAG
- a CDS encoding type II secretion system protein GspG — protein sequence MKTKGKHRKIREGLTLIEITVVMLILGSLMAILYSSIGNRGEGEKKLKLKNDSAVLKTALERYLEVYDKYPSEEQGLQALIEKPDDDKIGDDYEPIIREKAVLKDPWKTPYVLKFEGAVPQILTLGDDKKEGGEGKGKDFNILSPDDYPAAFR from the coding sequence ATGAAAACTAAAGGGAAACACAGAAAGATTCGCGAGGGACTCACCTTAATTGAGATTACAGTGGTAATGCTCATCTTAGGATCACTCATGGCAATTCTTTACTCCAGTATTGGAAACCGGGGTGAAGGCGAAAAAAAATTGAAGCTGAAAAACGATAGTGCCGTCTTAAAGACTGCGCTGGAACGTTATTTAGAAGTGTATGACAAATACCCTTCGGAAGAACAAGGTTTACAAGCTCTCATTGAAAAGCCAGATGACGATAAAATTGGCGATGATTACGAACCTATCATTCGTGAAAAGGCAGTTCTGAAAGATCCGTGGAAAACACCATATGTCTTGAAGTTTGAAGGAGCCGTTCCTCAAATTCTTACTTTAGGTGATGATAAAAAAGAAGGTGGAGAAGGAAAAGGTAAAGATTTTAATATCCTTTCACCGGATGATTACCCGGCAGCCTTCCGATAA
- a CDS encoding type II secretion system protein, with product MKRKLRDGLTLIEIVVVISILGLIMVIVGGTLRNLIIPSTEDIAVKLQESFKFGYNKAQLTNQAVLFQYDFEKRDYQFFLLKREEGGLEEEAILKKVTLPFYSKIVSVRDLGGKPRSEGKIRIVFTPQGTTTDLLLYVGSDTEIKRTIQIYRYGGKIKIHKTEYFPEPETNSIQKISYGLDERDEQVDSNAKTQPK from the coding sequence ATGAAACGGAAGTTACGCGATGGTCTCACTTTGATTGAGATCGTCGTTGTAATATCCATTCTTGGGCTTATCATGGTGATCGTTGGAGGAACTCTCCGCAACCTCATCATTCCTTCTACAGAAGACATTGCAGTAAAACTGCAGGAATCTTTTAAATTCGGATATAACAAAGCACAATTAACCAATCAAGCAGTCCTATTTCAATATGACTTTGAAAAAAGAGATTACCAATTTTTTCTTTTAAAAAGAGAAGAAGGTGGTTTAGAAGAAGAAGCAATCTTAAAGAAAGTTACACTTCCTTTTTATTCAAAAATTGTGAGTGTACGCGACTTAGGTGGCAAACCCAGATCGGAAGGAAAGATCCGAATTGTTTTCACTCCGCAAGGTACAACTACAGATTTATTATTATATGTAGGTTCTGATACAGAGATCAAAAGAACCATTCAAATCTACCGTTATGGTGGAAAAATTAAAATTCATAAAACAGAATACTTTCCAGAACCCGAAACGAATTCCATTCAAAAGATATCTTATGGACTTGACGAACGAGATGAACAGGTGGACTCCAATGCAAAAACCCAACCTAAATAA